Proteins from one Plasmodium cynomolgi strain B DNA, chromosome 10, whole genome shotgun sequence genomic window:
- a CDS encoding hypothetical protein (putative) has translation MFFSPRFRTISIVSVSFFFLTIFLSLLFVRHNDNAVRGVVLKNGHHSKHLTSQNAAPMIYQALDFTQNKRLAGKWRRRKRKPLSFLNLEKKKLPHLLCFHSEDCEYCNSMKKLLTKLKEEEGVNFLKLEMYENSYNFELLQQLDYDNLCGGLPYYYNLKTHYNICGATTYHNLRNWALDKKCNPNEPPSEEF, from the exons atgtttttttcaccccgGTTTCGCACCATTAGTATTGTCTctgtgtcctttttttttcttacaatttttttaagtcttctttttgttcgcCACAATGATAACGCGGTCAGGGGAGTGGTTCTAAAAAATGGCCACCACTCAAAACATCTAACATCGCAGAACGCAGCACCGATGATTTACCAAGCATTGGATTTTACGCAGAACAAGAGATTAGCTGGCAAGTGGAGgagacgaaaaagaaaacccctttcttttctcaatttggaaaaaaaaaaattaccacaCCTCCTTTGTTTCCACAGTGAAGATTGCGAATACTGCAACAGTATGAAAAAGCTGCTAACCAAAttaaaggaagaagaaggggttaattttttaaaattagaaatgTATGAAAATTCATACAACTTTGAGTTGCTGCAGCAGCTGGATTATGATAATTTATGTGGGGGGTTGCCTTATTACTATAACTTGAAGACGCACTACAATATTTGCGGAGCCACGACCTACCACAACTTGAGGAATTGGGCCCTGGACAAGAAGTGCAA tCCCAATGAACCTCCCAGTGAAGAATTTTAA
- a CDS encoding cell cycle regulator protein (putative) translates to MKGFCADNISSQNLMKSSVQRSIKATILKQYPKLEDFIEDIFPKKGPLFLGKCINHVTVIIGNNELLFFQIRNGPWMPNLKLVHKYPFMMPQIQVDKGAIKNVLRGSNIMCPGVTSPGGRLDDVESNTVVQIRAEDKEFACALGITTMSSKEILEVNKDICIENIHYLNDGLWNCKIEN, encoded by the exons ATGAAGGGATTCTGCGCTGACAACATTTCCTCCCAGAATTTGATGAAGTCCTCAGTTCAGAGGAGTATCAAGGCAACG ATTTTAAAGCAATACCCCAAATTGGAAGATTTCATTGAAGATATATTTCCCAAAAAGGGGCCCCTCTTTTTAGGAAAATg CATAAACCACGTGACTGTAATTATTGGGAACAATGAGTTgctcttttttcaaataaggAATGGTCCTTGGATGCCCAACTTAAAATTAGTGCACAAAT ACCCCTTCATGATGCCACAGATACAAGTTGACAAGGGAGCCATAAAAAACGTCCTACGTGGGTCGAATATAATGTGTCCAGGAGTTACATCCCCCGGTGGGAGGCTAGACGACGTGGAATCAAACACGGTGGTT CAAATTCGAGCAGAGGACAAGGAATTCGCGTGTGCCCTAGGAATAACTACCATGTCATCAAAGGAAAT ctTGGAGGTCAACAAAGATATCTGCattgaaaatatacattacCTGAATGATGGTTTGTGGAATTGCAAAATTGAGAATTAG
- a CDS encoding hypothetical protein (putative), which translates to MNDETIYGYSNKEVKNKILDKENMIKNKVYNNARSSLKKKNYYEKLNATNNEEKEFAKPKNTVLSEHIGKNYVDKKYGDNNNLAKDRSKFRRIGYYNEENSLKTNSAYDDVNNAVASKGAVPNVSGSAPHRKFNDLKAAASGSGGNNTEEAMNNAKGGAAEGAHIQKQNFDHYGKKNLMYTKSKNDHNANYNYSKMNRNQNKYGNADFRDPSQGMVSVGTTGVGTQGAAPPLPPQPISYMGRDKLYQKNQSEQNSNPNMNNVMGGKGSYKNDTLAPKDKILNEENFIENNRMSDNDVATGLGHNEFQRNKNIPNSKGAMMNPKNVSKKGINHNKHNDDMVVDHERATNNYALKQHNPNMKRNMYANYPNASKNEKNMPHHKYAVDKDGNRKKEYHNFSLSTIDSNFSHQNAFEKKFGSKFVDPHMKDRMEGIKENSADFSAPLGETKGEGKKYSKNSTNNNEKGINASDRGAPLGGNGEDEYVATGEYSHCPQVVGVTTTNNCVNNSAGGNNAKQSFKKDGGNAPNGSGNANLGEKQRFFERADVNTASKSYEYNTIDSGKVSPEFGNDNTNMMTCEGRGGNVENANDVVSNMPAVNVNTVNLASANRMSKGNTAANTHHMRDKTLPQSVNPYGSIPKYEDAKQVRKRSNNMQGTYKGKKVTKYDPPNGEDYQRYPSSEDYNNNSNNVNHFFYENVNNNEEERMSENGNDDVDLDENDYNMRKEHNYANRKMNYKHYPERSVKRLHHDTMMNYAKDSKKRGSYGPAFKTYSGEYYPDEECTSQMNCAYEKYREEDYPDASYSEKGALTIIRLPAENKKQVKKKKKNIVSYGKSLVEMYSTAIPINEQVDPYALKALSKNENLNEKIYALIPKSVVEVSEYDDVTHVTLQSSSPLFVNQNDNVKQHIITTTYYQKSDDIPNIASCVVPESDESLKESLEKSKESLSGGENDKNLKSIIRGTSLRNKSGSSLSVKFKLSQGDQENKSQGKNENKSKSLKGEDNEKELNKKIEDHILSEELRNLKIDKSITEKKRASIFDEPKTRLRQEKKSEPNNKIVLDSNKVKNATEIKLKKIQHVTGLLEKYDIPNPFESYTMDPIDYSQLAGKNDSAKLMSLAHTVSNNYYKYILKSMEKEEIKEVFNEKRKKMILKLIALLGSQINSEIKKRFSEANAADTCKESELKKKDNVKPKMSPKEREIKVEEHNLICQYWEKQSECMSMLIKEWNKISEILESINVDPNNMISSLISLYGEKTVSDFHLSFDQIKESNIELDVNVDDISIPNIGEPPENKFDPAGMTVASLIQDMKWDVDLEFSLNQIREEWKNENKQNKKLIQKKIVEGIKHRIGLLDYLNKVEVNLNAFAKIIEGRMISNDDVKSQLRSMQDLNEDGILSKLLENLECNKMDINADSFKTPTSFFISHHLPMTMCSLSDKSKLDDVEEHEENGSSGGGNGDGSGEGGSNSSGDGSGNGNGNGSDSGSGSSNDNGKGNDNQSEQEQNKENEMNSDENTIEEKQSDGEEKA; encoded by the exons ATGAATGATGAAACGATATATGGTTACAGCAACAAAGAggttaagaataaaattttagacaaagaaaatatgataaaaaataaagtttaTAACAACGCTAGGAgtagtttgaaaaaaaaaaattattatgaaaaattaaatgccACCAATAatgaggaaaaggaatttGCCAAGCCGAAAAACACCGTTCTGAGTGAACACATTGGTAAAAATTACGTCGACAAAAAGTATGGCGACAATAACAATTTGGCGAAGGATCGATCCAAGTTTCGAAGAATAGGTTACTATAATGAGGAGAATAGTTTAAAAACGAATTCAGCATATGACGATGTGAATAATGCCGTGGCTAGTAAGGGTGCTGTCCCCAATGTGAGTGGCAGCGCGCCGCATCGCAAGTTTAACGATTTAAAGGCAGCTGCAAGTGGAAGTGGCGGCAACAACACCGAGGAGGCTATGAACAACGCGAAAGGTGGTGCCGCGGAGGGGGCACATATTCAGAAACAAAACTTCGATCACTACGGAAAGAAGAATTTAATGTACACTAAAAGTAAGAATGATCATAACGCTAATTATAACTACTCCAAGATGAACAGAAATCAGAACAAGTATGGCAATGCCGATTTTAGGGATCCCTCCCAAGGGATGGTTTCGGTGGGGACAACAGGGGTAGGAACACAAGGGGCGGCACCACCACTACCACCTCAGCCCATTTCCTACATGGGAAGGGACAAACTATACCAGAAAAATCAGAGCGAACAAAATAGTAACCCCAATATGAACAACGTCATGGGTGGAAAGGGTAGCTATAAAAACGATACACTAGCGCCAAAGGATAAGATTTTGAAtgaggaaaattttatcGAAAATAACAGAATGAGTGATAACGATGTAGCAACAGGTTTGGGACATAACGAATTCcagaggaataaaaatattcctaaTAGTAAGGGCGCTATGATGAACCCAAAAAATGtatccaaaaaaggaataaaccATAACAAGCATAATGACGACATGGTTGTAGACCACGAAAGAGCCACGAATAATTACGCATTGAAACAACATAACCCTAatatgaaaagaaatatgtatgcaaattACCCCAATGCGtcgaaaaatgagaaaaatatgccTCATCATAAATACGCGGTTGATAAAGatggaaacagaaaaaaagagtaccATAATTTTTCCCTAAGTACCATAGACTCGAATTTTTCTCATCAGAatgcttttgaaaaaaagtttggTTCTAAATTTGTTGACCCACATATGAAGGATAGAATGGAGGGCATTAAGGAAAACTCAGCAGACTTTAGTGCCCCCCTAGGTGAGACCAAAggagaaggtaaaaaatattccaaaaaTTCGACTAACaataatgaaaagggaaTTAATGCATCGGACAGAGGTGCCCCATTAGGAGGTAACGGGGAAGATGAATATGTTGCCACAGGCGAATACAGTCACTGCCCCCAAGTGGTAGGTGTAACCACCACCAATAATTGCGTGAACAATAGTGCAGGTGGTAATAACGCTAAGCAGTCATTTAAGAAAGACGGAGGTAATGCTCCTAATGGGAGTGGAAATGCCAACTTGGGGGAGAAACAAAGATTTTTTGAAAGAGCAGATGTGAATACTGCCTCGAAAAGTTACGAGTATAATACAATCGATTCGGGCAAAGTTTCCCCCGAGTTTGGTAATGACAATACGAATATGATGACATGTGAGGGGAGAGGCGGGAATGTagaaaatgcaaatgatGTCGTCTCAAATATGCCTGCGGTTAATGTGAATACAGTCAATCTGGCTAGTGCCAATAGAATGTCTAAGGGGAATACAGCTGCTAATACGCACCATATGAGAGATAAGACTCTGCCGCAAAGTGTAAATCCGTATGGTAGTATCCCCAAGTATGAGGACGCTAAACAGGTAAGAAAACGTTCCAATAATATGCAAGGGACGTATAAGGGTAAGAAAGTTACGAAGTATGATCCTCCAAATGGTGAAGATTACCAGAGGTACCCCTCATCAGAggattataataataatagtaataatgtgaaccattttttttacgaaaatgtgaataacAACGAGGAGGAACGTATGAGCGAAAACGGGAATGACGATGTTGACTTGGATGAGAATGATTACAATATGAGAAAGGAACATAATTATGCAAAtcgaaaaatgaattataagCACTACCCAGAAAGAAGTGTGAAGAGACTCCACCACGATACCATGATGAATTACGCAAAGGacagtaaaaaaagaggctcCTATGGCCCTGCGTTTAAGACCTACTCGGGGGAGTATTACCCCGACGAGGAGTGCACGTCCCAGATGAACTGTGCCTATGAGAAGTACCGGGAGGAGGACTACCCCGATGCCTCCTACTCAG AAAAAGGCGCGCTCACAATCATCAGATTACCAGCCGAGAACAAAAAAcaagtaaagaaaaaaaaaaagaacatagTTAGTTATGGAAAGTCCTTAGTCGAAATGTATAGTACAGCCATCCCGATAAACGAACAAGTGGACCCCTATGCATTAAAGGCACTATCAAAGAacgaaaatttaaatgagaaaatatatgcactGATTCCAAAGTCAGTGGTTGAGGTTAGTGAATATGATGATGTTACTCATGTTACTTTGCAGTCCTCTTCGCCCCTTTTCGTTAATCAAAATGATAATGTGAAGCAGCACATTATAACCACCACGTACTATCAGAAGAGCGATGATATTCCTAATATCGCGTCTTGTGTCGTTCCGGAGTCCGACGAGTCGTTGAAAG AGTCGCTGGAAAAATCGAAGGAGTCCCTAAGCGGAGGAGAAAacgataaaaat CTCAAGTCCATAATCAGGGGAACGTCGCTCAGAAACAAAAGCGGATCGTCGCTGAGCGTCAAGTTTAAGTTATCCCAAGGGGACCAGGAAAACAAATcgcaaggaaaaaatgaaaataaaagtaagTCCCTGAAGGGAGAAGATAATGAgaaagaattaaataaaaaaatagaagatcACATTTTATCGGAAGAattaagaaatttaaaaattgacaaaagcattacggaaaaaaaaagggcttcGATATTTGATGAACCGAAAACGAGACTGAgacaggaaaagaaaagcgaacCAAATAACAAAATCGTTTTGGATtcaaataaagtaaaaaatgctacagaaattaagttaaaaaaaattcagcatGTTACTGGGTTGCTCGAAAAATATGACATACCGAATCCGTTCGAGAGCTACACCATGGACCCCATAGATTACTCCCAATTGGCTGGAAAGAATGACAGCGCAAAATTGATGAGCCTAGCCCACACG GTTTCAAACAATTACTACAAGTACATTTTAAAGAGcatggaaaaggaagaaattaaagaagTCTTCAAtgagaagcggaaaaaaatgatcctCAAATTGATAGCCTTGTTAGGGAGTCAAATAAATTCAGAAATTAAGAAAAGATTTTCAGAGGCCAATGCGGCGGACACCTGCAAGGAAAGCGAACTG aaaaaaaaagacaatgTGAAGCCAAAAATGAGCccaaaggaaagggaaataaaagttGAAGAACATAATTTGATATGTCAGTACTGGGAAAAACAGAGCGAATGTATGAGCATGCTAATAAAGGAGTGGAATAAGATCTCCGAAATTTTAGAATCGATAAATGTAGATCCTAATAACATGATTAGTTCTCTGATCTCCCTGTATGGTGAAAAAACTGTCAGCGATTTTCACCTCAGTTTCGACCAGATAAAGGAATCCAACATTGAATTGGATGTGAACGTTGATGACATTTCCATTCCGAACATTGGCGAACCCCCCGAGAATAAGTTCGACCCGGCTGGAATGACGGTGGCGAGTTTgattcag GACATGAAGTGGGACGTGGACCTGGAGTTCTCACTTAACCAAATAAGggaagaatggaaaaatgagaataagCAGAATAAGAAGTTGATACAGAAGAAG ATCGTCGAAGGAATAAAACACAGAATAGGACTCCTGGACTACCTGAACAAAGTAGAAGTGAACTTAAACGCATTCGCCAAAATAATCGAAGGAAGGATGATATCGAATGATGACGTGAAAAGTCAGTTGAGATCTATGCAAGACTTAAATGAGGATGGAATTTTGTCAAaacttttggaaaatttagaatgtaataaaatggatataAATGCAGATTCGTTTAAAACTCCGACGtcgtttttcatttcgcaTCATTTGCCTATGACTATGTGCTCACTGAGTGATAAGTCTAAATTGGATGACGTGGAGGAGCACGAGGAAAACGGAAGCAGTGGTGGTGGCAACGGTGACGGCAGTGGAGAAGGAGGCAGCAACAGTAGTGGCGACGGAAGCGGTAATGGAAATGGGAACGGAAGCGACAGCGGTAGCGGAAGCAGCAACGATAATGGCAAGGGCAATGATAACCAGAGTGAgcaagaacaaaataaagaaaatgaaatgaacTCTGATGAAAATACCATTGAAGAGAAGCAAAGCGACGGCGAAGAGAAGGCGTGA
- a CDS encoding T-cell immunomodulatory protein homolog precursor (putative), with the protein MAICRKYSIVFELVSLLFLYNIIKGAFMHLSGKENEANYTGFHVQGNNWNLFEKWKSISPMEKLEYKINYNLGLNINAEIGDFGDYNSDVKTDLILFNYDKDKQMSTIYVHIFNVHENKFVYHTEVSFEGQVVNITAIDLNFDGALDVLVLFKDPKDSSKTPKYYVASFLQNENDKLEEAFNSRKKEIANEDISDEDNVTNVTVVEPGNEKGGVKETNGSIYFSNIHPLVCDINDDGLPDLIGQQPSSEADGFSRFVWINKKGGFKSALWKSMNLFDKAEVGEITNPNSSAVVDINGDCKADLVFTVYDKNSGKKNSSLEIWLNKIVDGKSIYMKYKENYNLPPNSLQVLFGDFNADGSIDIVIPTCTKSSNCNYCCVSDDKIFFIPNVQKKICDHSWQKPDESKCRLASNLCSESDFTFVQELNDDYISVVDTSGLHLSGNADYPYYLSVGDVDDDGFLDLLITLKNDKGQKYVRIYKNEQKGLYEDNNIDVRGFFNFYQFVTSPDEIVTDVYNSAFFDIFENGVLDILIFGKYKTASKQSKYGAVGFIRSNETDSLFLKSTALNGICVNDCYKEKDKITTKTLGGNAHGPTFKITVIDVNGVKSSRIGIQKSQSAHSPLQLPYVLFGLGRTSNYVEEFYVGMPTHEQKYYNMWVSIIPNSHIIVIPYPLDDSNKWQIQLSVNPSKKFYSIIYITLICLTVIGILIFILDRREKVEDSKEEMGFKSHFVIG; encoded by the coding sequence ATGGCAATATGCAGAAAGTACAGCATTGTGTTCGAACTGGTGTCCCTTTTGTTCCTGTACAACATCATAAAGGGAGCATTTATGCACCTATcagggaaagaaaatgaagcgAATTACACAGGTTTTCACGTCCAAGGGAATAACTGGAACTTGTTTGAGAAATGGAAATCTATAAGTCCGATGGAAAAGCTagaatacaaaataaattacaacCTTGGGCTGAACATAAATGCGGAGATTGGCGATTTTGGGGATTACAACTCGGATGTGAAAACGGAtttgattctttttaattatgacAAAGACAAACAGATGAGCACTAtctatgtgcacattttcaACGTCcatgaaaacaaatttgtatatcACACGGAAGTCAGCTTCGAAGGTCAAGTCGTGAACATCACTGCTATCGATCTCAATTTCGATGGCGCGCTAGACGTCCTCGTGTTGTTTAAAGATCCAAAGGATAGTAGCAAAACTCCCAAGTATTATGTTGCCTCATTTTTGCAGAACGAAAATGATAAACTGGAAGAGGCATTTAactcaagaaaaaaagaaattgcaaATGAGGACATATCAGATGAGGACAATGTCACGAACGTGACAGTTGTTGAACCGGGTAACGAAAAGGGAGGTGTAAAAGAAACGAATGGAAGCATCTATTTTAGTAATATTCACCCACTCGTTTGTGACATAAATGATGATGGGCTGCCTGATCTTATAGGACAACAACCTTCCAGTGAGGCAGACGGTTTTTCTCGTTTTGTCTggattaacaaaaaagggggattcAAAAGTGCGCTGTGGAAAAGTATGAACCTATTTGATAAGGCAGAAGTGGGAGAAATTACGAACCCTAATTCAAGCGCAGTTGTAGACATCAACGGAGATTGTAAAGCCGATTTGGTGTTCACtgtatatgataaaaatagcggaaaaaaaaactcctctCTGGAAATCTGGCTGAACAAAATAGTGGATGGAAAAAGCATCTACATGAagtataaagaaaattataatttaccACCAAATTCTTTGCAAGTCTTGTTTGGAGACTTTAATGCGGATGGATCCATCGACATTGTAATTCCAACATGTACCAAAAGCTCCAACTGTAACTACTGCTGTGTGAgtgatgataaaatttttttcatcccaaatgttcaaaaaaaaatatgtgaccATTCTTGGCAAAAACCAGATGAAAGTAAATGCAGATTGGCATCCAACTTATGCTCAGAAAGTGACTTCACCTTTGTGCAAGAATTAAATGATGACTACATATCTGTGGTAGATACATCTGGGTTGCATTTGTCAGGAAATGCAGACTACCCTTACTACCTAAGTGTCGGAGATGTAGATGACGACGGGTTCTTAGATCTACTAATAACAttgaaaaatgataaaggtCAGAAGTATGTAcggatttataaaaatgaacagaagggTCTATATGAAGATAATAACATAGATGTTCGgggattttttaatttttaccagTTCGTTACATCTCCAGACGAAATTGTGACGGATGTTTACAACTCTGCTTTCTTtgacatttttgaaaatggtGTGTTAGATATACTCATCTTTGGGAAGTACAAAACGGCTAGCAAGCAGAGCAAGTATGGGGCCGTAGGGTTCATCAGAAGCAACGAAACGGATTCGCTTTTCCTAAAGTCAACTGCCTTAAATGGCATATGTGTTAACGACTGCTACaaagaaaaggataaaataacGACCAAAACGTTAGGGGGGAATGCCCATGGACCCACCTTCAAAATTACCGTGATTGATGTGAATGGTGTTAAATCCAGCCGAATTGGAATTCAGAAAAGCCAATCCGCTCATTCCCCTTTGCAGTTACCTTATGTTTTGTTTGGACTAGGCCGAACCAGTAACTACGTGGAAGAGTTTTATGTGGGCATGCCAACACATGAACAGAAATATTACAACATGTGGGTATCCATCATCCCCAATTCTCATATCATTGTCATTCCATACCCTCT
- a CDS encoding hypothetical protein (putative), whose protein sequence is MVNTLLQHYFRRNMKFSQYGSLYVLCAFAKLKLLPEHENKFKLLCADIVKKINNFEFKNLCLVCNYLSSLYNFNRFYIRNVVEQICSYLIGKCSHGEDPHEGDAGVYPDSVWCPDSIHYVANACARVNHLNKELFQFLKNKIEEKAAYFSIDQLVSLTNAYSKFKSAEEANFLTLYIRIAEELINKSYLLKPRHLSVLANSFNNACVLHEELFHIITQNSLLLLSSFEPKQIVMIIHAYVNIGLSNNALLESIWNTAAVFIQDYTLQELSMLLQAYTKSSQHRQDFFHQLSRKIYSLITTSYPFLEQNGTVNSITYTDHKYAEMIEKAMGVYNLTPERTTSEKLFPILYLLINHQYYCSYVDNLLTKQGAKQDCRLHSGEHIQIESPSKEPPTRNELNSNKHLNSFNGHTMNDEKNESYPFLTRPVGTLGMEELPHANHCSDHYSETSHLTSTLSGKTKRQKSVDPNEDPNPDKGDTQVKHLDENRSPSGNNPPSEVPKMNYSNSSNNHSLDTDKMEQLLITHMSKDINSTLVCSIIYSLIKGNCLLQYDLLICLSKLALIFLKQFKSSELANVCSALSEAYVRASDENNRQNELIAKWQNERNSEEIADEGAARSQTASTSSVQTPNGKNKIEKNAPTYDEHLYNSSKQYLTMCTLFFDNVQSHLGKKKSSFADVHSTYKLITAFGGLRMSKYSSISLHLFRLSLLEIKQLSYLPLQKMANAFMQMNVYNEDVYAFINKIQKTKKNK, encoded by the exons ATGGTCAACACACTACTGCAACATTATTTTAGGCGAAATATGAAGTTTTCTCAGTATGGGTCTTTATATGTACTGTGCGCTTTTGCCAAGTTAAAGCTACTACCTGAgcatgaaaataaattcaaacTCTTGTGTGCAGacatagtgaaaaaaattaacaattttgagtTCAAAAATTTATGCTTGGTTTGTAACTACTTGTCGTCCTTGTACAACTTTAACAGATTTTACATCAGAAATGTGGTGGAGCAGATATGCTCATATCTTATTGGGAAATGTTCACACGGGGAAGACCCCCATGAGGGAGACGCAGGTGTATACCCTGATTCAGTGTGGTGTCCCGATTCGATTCACTACGTGGCGAATGCATGTGCCAGGGTTAACCACTTGAACAAAGAACTGTTtcaatttttgaagaacaaaattgaagagaAAGCCGCGTACTTTTCCATAGATCAGCTGGTTTCCCTAACAAATGCGTACAGCAAATTTAAAAGTGCAGAAGAGGCAAACTTTTTGACATTATACATACGCATAGCAGaagaattaataaataaatcgTATTTGCTCAAACCAAGACATTTGAGCGTTTTAGCAAACTCGTTTAATAATGCATGTGTGCTACATGAGGAACTGTTTCACATCATAACTCAAaatagtttactccttttgAGTTCTTTTGAACCAAAACAGATCGTAATGATTATACATGCGTACGTAAATATAGGCTTATCAAATAATGCACTTCTAGAGTCTATCTGGAATACTGCCGCAGTATTTATTCAGGACTACACCCTGCAGGAGTTGTCCATGTTGTTGCAGGCCTATACAAAAAGTTCGCAACACCGACAGGATTTCTTCCACCAACTGAGCCGCAAAATTTACTCGCTCATTACAACATCTTATCCATTTCtggaacaaaatggaactgTCAATTCTATAACATACACTGATCACAAGTACGCAGAAATGATCGAAAAGGCCATGGGGGTTTACAATTTAACTCCAGAAAGGACCACATCAGAAAAgctcttccccattttataCCTTTTAATTAATCACCAATATTATTGCAGTTATGTGGATAACCTCTTAACCAAGCAGGGCGCCAAACAGGATTGTCGTCTCCATTCGGGGGAGCACATCCAAATTGAGAGCCCCTCAAAGGAACCACCAACAAGGAATGAATTAAATTCAAATAAACATCTTAACAGCTTTAATGGACACACGATGAATGACGAAAAGAACGAGTCATACCCTTTTTTGACCAGACCGGTGGGAACGTTGGGGATGGAAGAACTTCCTCACGCTAATCATTGTAGTGACCATTACAGTGAGACGTCTCATTTGACTTCAACTTTATCTGGTAAAACCAAACGACAGAAAAGTGTCGATCCAAATGAGGATCCTAACCCTGATAAGGGTGACACCCAAGTGAAACATCTCGATGAGAATCGCTCCCCTAGCGGAAACAACCCCCCGTCCGAGGTACCCAAAATGAACTACTCTAACAGCTCAAATAACCATTCCTTGGACACagacaaaatggaacaacTGTTAATAACACATATGAGTAAAGACATAAATTCTACCTTGGTATGCtcaataatttattcattaatTAAAGGGAACTGCTTGCTCCAGTATGACTTGCTCATATGTCTATCCAAATTAGCACTCATCTTTCTAAAGCAGTTTAAAAGTTCAGAGCTAGCCAATGTGTGTTCTGCTCTGTCAGAGGCTTACGTACGTGCGTCCGATGAAAATAATAGGCAGAATGAACTCATAgcgaaatggcaaaatgagAGGAACTCGGAGGAAATCGCTGATGAGGGAGCTGCTCGGTCTCAAACTGCCTCAACATCCAGCGTGCAGACCCCCaatgggaaaaacaaaattgagaagaaCGCACCAACCTACGATGAACATCTGTACAATTCGTCGAAGCAATATTTAACCATGTGCACCCTCTTTTTCGATAACGTGCAATCCCAtttgggaaagaaaaaaagttcattTGCCGATGTGCACAGTACGTACAAATTGATAACTGCCTTCGGAGGACTGCGGATGAGCAAGTACTCCTCCATCtctttgcatttatttaGGCTCTCTCTCCTGGAGATTAAGCAGTTGTCCTATTTGCCCCTCCAGAAGATG GCAAACGCGTTCATGCAAATGAACGTCTACAATGAAGACGTCTATGCatttataaacaaaatacaaaagacgaaaaagaacaaatga
- a CDS encoding hypothetical protein (putative) produces MCLIFFFCIYMLHALKGLKINTRDKRGIRLLVTNDRMYKRRLRERNLCLLRNKINFNFWKKKYHERSIDEKLKVIPVYILTNYNNSPYIFHENEKQVCYLFLCPYDAESMLSDIINSNGVRNAKNIKIHYLSMEKAYQLINEFLLLKKAEKRNPHVGKNNVCWKLMPSRRQIQNALLFLSFKKRSELVCPIFYVDGYYLQRDSKDIVPLFFDMEDLKSAIEKTPLKHYKIKVLNFVDVIFSDDHKKFGFIPSSKSVAYLDRLKKIGVRKSYF; encoded by the exons ATGTgtttgatcttttttttttgtatatatatgcttcaTGCTTTGAAAGGCTTGAAAATAAACACAAGAGATAAAAGGGGTATACGCTTATTAGTAACTAACGATAGAATGTATAAGAGAAGGCTACGCGAAAGAAACCTATGCTTATtaaggaataaaataaatttcaacttttggaagaagaaatatcaTGAGAGGTCCATAGATGAAAAGCTGAAAGTCATCCCAGTGTAcatattaacaaattataataattcgCCATACATATTtcacgaaaatgaaaaacaagtGTGTTACCTTTTTCTATGTCCGTACGATGCTGAGAGTATGCTGAGCGATATAATAAATAGCAATGGGGTGAGAAATGccaagaatataaaaatacattactTGAGTATGGAGAAGGCTTATCAGCTGATAAAcgaatttttacttttgaaaaaagcagaaaagaGAAATCCTCATGTGGGCAAAAATAATGTCTGCTGGAAATTAATGCCGTCAAGGAGACAAATTCAAAAtgcgcttttatttttatcctttaaaaaaagaagcgaacTGGTATGtcctattttttatgtagacGGGTATTACCTACAACGGGATTCCAAAGACATTGTTCCTTTGTTTTTCGATATGGAGGATTTGAAGAGCGCAATTGAAAAAACGCCCTTGAAacattacaaaattaaggTCCTAAATTTTGTCGACGTGATCTTTTCG GACGATCACAAGAAGTTCGGATTCATACCCAGTTCGAAGAGTGTGGCGTACTTGGACAGGTTGAAGAAGATTGGAGTGAGGAAATCGTACTTTTAA